ATGACGCTGGCGGTCAGCAGCGGCACAGTCGCGTAGTCGGCATGGTACAGGTTTTCTCCAATACCATCCCCAGGCCGGGTGGCGTCCATGCCCGTCACAGCACAGAGATCCCCGGGCGCTGCTTCCGGCACCGTAGTATACCGTCCGCCGCTGTAAATCCGAATCTCGTTTACTTTCTGCCGGACGAGTCTGCCTTCACTGTCCTTTCCGGTCACTACCTCGTCTTTAACCCTCAGTTTTCCCGCAGTCACCTTGACAAAGCTCAGGCGGCTGCCCGCGCTGTCGTGGAGTATCTTGTACACATGGCCGCTGAAAGGCTCCTCTGCCGGGCTTTCCTTGTCATGGAGAAGCATTGTCATCGCTTTGATAAAAGCGTCAATTCCTGTATCGTTTAATGCCGAGCCTGCAAAAGCCGGAAAAACTTCTGCCTTTTTAAACATCTGCCCCAGAGCACTCTGCCATGCTTCTGGCTTGTATCCCTCATCCAGGTAGGCCTCGAGCAGTGCTTCATTCCTTTCCGCCACAGCCTCCGCCAGCATTGTGTCCATGATGCCCTCCTCATAGTGCCCGGTAAACATCAGGCAATCCGAACTGCATTTTGTTTTCAGCGCTTTTATGACTCCGGGAATATCTGCGCCTTCCCGGTCTGTTTTATTGATAAAAATCAACGTCGGCACATCGTAGCGCCGCAAGAGCTTCCACAGCGTTTCGGTATGGCTCTGAATCCCCTCAACACCCGATACTACGATTACAGCCGCATCCATCACCTGAATGGCCCGCTCGGTTTCCGATGAAAAATCCACATGTCCCGGGGTATCCACCAGATAACAGGTATCTCCCCCGATTTCAAAAACTGCCTGATCCGAAAAAATGGTAATCCCCCGTTCTCGTTCAATAGGGTGATGGTCCATAAAAGCGTCCTGATGGTCCACACGCCCAAGTTTTCTGATGGCACGGGTATGGTACAGCAGCTGTTCTGAAAAAGTCGTTTTTCCGGCATCTACATGGGCCAGAATTCCTAGTACAAGCTTCATAAAATCTCCTGTAAAATCTGCTTTAGTGTGGGTCTATTATATCACTGGGGCTTTGGACGTACAAATTAAAAAAACTGCCCGAGGGCAGCTTCATAAAATTTATAGGTTAATGACGTCTTAATCGAGTGGCGCTCTCGATGCAATCGCGCAGGCTTTATCGAGGCTGGCAATTGCATGTGAGAGAGGCAATTTCGAACTGCGCCAGTATCTTTCTTCTCAGGAAATCTGCTGTTCCTCCATGGGCTCAGTCATCAGTGACGGGTCAAGGATCGTTTCCAGCTCTTCCTGGCTCAGCAGACCCTTTTCTCTGACAATCTGAGAAACCAGCTTGCCGCTTAAAATGGATTCCTTGGCAATGTCGGAGGCTTCCTTATAGCCAATATACGGACAAAGCGCTGTAACCGTAACAATGCTGTGTTCCAACAGTTCCTCACACCGGTCTTCATTGGCCGTAATCCCTGTAATGCAGTTGTCGATAAAGGTAGAAATCCCGTTGGTCAGGGTTTCGATGGATTCAAACAGATTATAAAACAGCACTGGCTCAAAGGCATTGAGCTCAAGCTGTCCGGCTTCGGCCGCCATGGTGATGGTCAGGTCATTGCCAATAACATTGAAGGCCACCTGAGAGACAACCTCGGGGATAACCGGATTGATCTTGCCCGGCATAATGGATGAGCCATTCTGCTTAGGCGGCAGATTAATTTCCGCAAAGCCGGTTTTGGGGCCGCTGGACAGCAGCCGGAAGTCATTGGCCATTTTGGACAAAGTGACCGCCGCTGCCTTTAACGCGCCAGAAACCGACACAAAGGCGTCGAGATTCTGAGTCGCGTCAATCAAATCCTCAGCCAGCACCATGTTAAAGCTTGTGGTCTTTTTCAGGTTCACAGGAATCCGTTTCAGATATTCCGGATTGGCATTGATGGCTGTACCGATGGCTGTACCGCCCATATTCACAATACAAAGCTCATTCTGGGTTTTCTTCAGCCGGAGGGTATCCCGGTCAATGGCGGAGCGGTAAGCGTTGAAGGCCTGGCCCAGACGCATGGGCACCGCATCTTGAAGCTGGGTGCGCCCTACTTTTATAATATTGTCAAACTCAATGGATTTCTGCTTTAATGCCTCGCCCAGGCGTTCCATCTGGAACAGCAGCTTCTGGGTAAGCTTAAGCGCAGTAATCTTGCCCGCGGTCGGGTACACATCATTGGTTGACTGAGACATGTTCACATGGTCATTGGGGTGGACAATGCTGTAATCGCCCTTTATACCGCCAAGCTTTTCAATGGCAATGTTTGCCACTACCTCGTTGGCGTTCATATTGGAGGAGGTTCCCGCGCCTCCCTGGATGGGATCAACGATGAACTGATCGTGGTATTTTCCTGAAATCACATCGTTGCACGCTGCAATGATAGCGTCAGCGATTTCTTTATTTAACTCACCGGTTTCAAAATTAGTCATAGCCGCAGCCTTTTTAACCTGCACCAGACTGACAATCAGATCGGGATGGAGCTGCTTTCCGGTGATATAAAAATTCTGTTTTGCCCTTAAGGTTTGTACGCCGTAATAGGCATCGACTGGAACAGGAAGTGCTCCAATCGAATCATGTTCGATTCTTTCTTGCATTTTAACCCCTCTACAAAAAATGTATTTACTTTATGGACACATCATAACGCCACCCACCTTAAAAATCAATGCGCTGTAATAAAGTTTCCCCTAAAAAATAACTGTTTTACAAGGTTGAAACCGATTTGTTACATTTATCTTTCAACGATTGGCGGTTGTCCTTATTTCGAGGACATCTCAATGAATAATTGACCCTTTTTCATTTCTTATGTATAATAGGCACATGCTGAATTAAAAGAAAGCCCCCATTATAGTGCAAGTATAATGGGGACTTCTGCCCTTTTATTAATTTTCTGGAAGCGGTTCTTTTGATTCAGCATAATAGGTATAAAAAATACAAACAATCGTCAGAATAATACCGATAATCTGTACGATGGTCATGGATTCCCCAAACATGAAAAATCCTGCAATCAGTGCGACCACCGGCTCAAGGCAGTAGGCCATCGATACATAGGGCGCGTCGATCATGCCAAAGGCCATCTGTATCCACGAAAAAGATAAGACCTGTGGCAGCGCCGCAAATCCCAAAACGATAATCCAGACAATGGCTCCGTTCTGCGCTGCAGCTCCTGCAATATCGCTGATCATCTGCCATGGCGGGCAGGCGGTAACATAGAGAAACAGCGCTCCAAACAGATTAGGATAAAAAAGCTGTGCCTGCCAGCTCACATCATTTGGATAATATACATGCGAAATCAGAAAGTAAGCGCTTGCCAAAATCAAAGAATTGGCCAATGCCCAGATAATCCCCATTATATCCAGACTGGAGGTTCCCAGATTAAAAATCTGCAGCACCAGCGCAACACCGACAACGGCAATGCTGCAGGCGATGATCTTAACCTTTGTCAGCTTTATCCCTTTGAAAATACGTTCCATAATCATCAGAATAATCACATTGCAGAAGGCCAGCAGGGATACTATCCCAACCGGAATTCTTGAGACAGCCTGCACATAGGCAAAATTCATGCCGTTCATCAGAACAAAGCCATGGATCATCAATACGATCAGAACTTTCCAGCTGACTTTAAACATGCTGCGGTCTTTTATCAAAATCCAGCCGCCAAAGAAAAGAAACATAATTGTCGGCGCCAGTGTGGTTACTGTAATATCACTGATACCATTTTCCGCCATCAGTCTCAGGAATGGCCCGAAAAGCCCCCACAGTGCAGCGGACAAAACAGCCAGCGTAAACCCCTTTTTAAATATTCCTTTATCATTCATTTTCCCTGCTCCTTACACAGTCATAAAGAAAACCAGTGAAAACATCAGCTCATCCAGGTCATCCCAGCGGGCTTTCATCACGGCTTTGTCTTCATCCGTCAGGTATTCTTCCTTCAAATCCTGTTGATATTCATCAAACGGATAGAGTAATTTATTTTCCATGTTCGTATCCTTTCTGTAAATATTTACTTATACACACCGTAATCTCTTACAAATTCATTGACAGCTCTCATATTTTCAGGGTTAACGTCGCTTGCATTCAGAATATATTTGTCCAGGGAGAAAATATAGCCGCCGCCCGGCGCCATAATGTCAATGACCTCTTTGGCTTTATCAATACATTCCTGCTTTGTGCCGTAGCCCAGTAACGAAATCGGATAGAAGCCCTGGAGACACAGATTTTTCCCGATTGTATTTTTAGCTTTTTTCATATCACCGTATTCCATAATGGCAATGATCTTATCAGATTTTGGAATATCCTGCATATACGGGTAGAATCGTTCCCAGTCACCTTCAAAGAAAATCGACAGTGTCAGTCCTTTTTGATTAACCAGAATGTCGATAAATTTTAAAAATGACGGCCAGTAAAACTCTTCAAACATTTTTTTGTTGATATAAGGCGCCATGTGCAGCGGGATGAACACGTATGGAAAGGTTGCGCCCTTTTCTCCCGGATAACAGGCTGTCGCACCCTTAACAAGAATGGGTGTCACCGCATCCAGCGCTTCTTTAACCTTATCCGGAGACTTTCGCACATCTCTGCAGATTCCCGTAAAACCTCTGAACTGATCTGCCAGATAATCGAACGGCGCAACGGTAAGGTTTGACCCTAATGCCGGCACTCCATAATCATGGGCGAGAGACGCGGTAATTTCTTCTAAAGCGCCCATATAAGAGCCAAACTCCAATGCAGCCTTTGTCATAGCATAAGCATTATATGGCGCTGGCTGGTCCAAAGCCGGATATAAACGCGGCAGCAGCTTTGATACGATCATTTTATAGGGATCTTCAATTAATTCGTCATATTCATCTGGGTTCATAGCGCTGATTTCCGGATGCTGCACAAATCCCCTTTCACTCTCCGTGAAATTTTTTGCGTTCAGCAGACGATAGAACATCGGCGGCCTTGTAAAAAGACTTTCAAAGCAATCCCAATGAAAATCATCGAACACCTTTTTAAAAGCAACCTGGCATTGTTCCGGTGTCCATGAAGCCTGGCGGTACGGCAGGCCCGCGTATTCAATTGCATAGGAAATTTCTGCTGGACAGTTCACTGGCACACGTTTTGGTTCCTGGATTTTAAGTGTTGTCTCCAGCATTTCCATCCGTTCATTATATTCTTTTCTTTTATCGGACATAATTTTTCACCTCATAATTTTTGAACGTCCATTTTTAAAAGTGCACTTAATATTAAGTATACTTTAAAATTTATATTTGTCAACCATTTTTCGTAAAATATAAAAAGTTATTTATCTAATTGTTTTCATATTCTCTTTTTATGTTTTTTTATATTAAATATTGCAGAATATCAGATAATCCGCCACTTATTGTCGTCTTTTGAGAAATATGCTATACTTACGTTAGTACAAACTAGATAAAGGACAATTATGAAAAAATATAAAACCGGACGGGAAACAAAAGAAAATATTATGGAGGCTGCCCGCGAGCTTTTCTATGAAAAAGGGTATAAGAACACGACCTACAATGATATCTGTGAAAAAGCCAATGTCAACACCGGAACCTTCCATTACCATTTCCAGACAAAACGGAAAGTTGCCGGCATCATCTATAATAATTTTATGTTCAACATTAAGGAGGAAACCGGAAAGCTCATTTCCTCAAAATACGAAAATGATCTCAAGCTCTGTACAGCTCTGGAAATTACAAACTACATGAACTTATTTTTTTCTGATGATCATGTGAAAACTTTTTTTTATGATCTATACAGTGATAACATTCCGCTTGAGTACGCCTTAAACATCATGGAAAATTTTTTTCAGCTCCACGTCGAAGCCTTTAAACTGCCTATTGACAGAGATTATGTCAAGATAATCGCTGCCACAAACCTTGGTATGGAACAGGCCCTGATCGTTAATTACTGCTCTGGCTACCTTATGCTGCCGGAACAACAGATCATTGATTATGATATCGAGCTGACCTATGCTCAGATGAATATCAACCATCAGGAAATCGAGCGGATCATTCAAAAAGCTCAGGAGCTTGGCCCTCAGATCAAGCTGAAGCATGTCGATTATTTTAAGGTTGAACCACTGAATCGCTAGCACAAAATAAGAAAGCCCAGCGGCATTAAGAAGTTTCTTAATGCCGCTGGGCTTTCTTTATTAAAACAGCTCAAAAGCGCTGCTTCCTGTTTTATTCAGATCTCTCAGGTTTTTGACGGCACCATAGACCATGCTGCGCACAGCCTCCTCGGTGTAAAAGGCCATATGCTGGGTCATCGTGACATGGGGAAATTGTCTTATGTATGCCATATCCCGGTTGCTGATAATATCCACCGTGTGATTGACATGGTAAATACCATCCTCATGCTCAATAACATCCAGTCCAAGGGCGCCGAACTTCTGCTTCTCAATGCCGTCGATCACATCGCTCACATCCATCAGAGAGCCCCTTGCGCAATTGATGAGCACCACGCCGTCCTTCATTTTCGCAATGCTTTCCCTGTTGATCATATGGTAAGTGCTCTCAAGCAGCGGCGTGTGCAGAGTTATGACATCACTTTCAGCGTAAAGAGTGTCCAACTCCACATATTTTGCCATGTCCGCAACCGAGCCATTTGGATAAGCGTCATAGGCAAGGATTCGACAGCCGAAGCCCTGCAGAATCTCAATAACTGTTCGGCCAATACGCCCGGTCCCCACAACTCCAACAGTCATATTTCTAAGCTCACGGCCCTCCAGACCTTCCAGCGAGTAATCATTGACGTTTCCCCGGAACATAGCCTGCTTATACTTTCTTAAAGACATGAGCATCAGCATAACCGTATATTCCGCCACTCCGTTCGGAGGATAACTGACATTGCAGATACGAATGCCCAGCTCCCTGGCATACTCCAGATTAATATGATTATAGCCCACTGTGCGGGTACAGTAAAAACGGATACCCGCGTCCCGCATAAGGTTTAAAATCACGCGGTCAATACGGCTATGCCCAAGGCTTGTCACTGCGCCGCAGCCCTCGGCAAAATCAAAGGTCTCCACACTCAGCGGTTTACCCGTAAAAATCAACTCTACATTATATTTTTCGGCAGCTTTTTTAAAGTCCTTTATTTCATCCTTTCGCACTTCAAAGGCGGCAATTTTCAGCATTGTTTTCTCCTCGCTACAAAAAATTTCTTTTTATTATTATATACCCAAAAGCAAATTACGGAATAAATTTTTTGGTTGTGGTATAATAAAATCACTTTTGTTTGGAGGTAACTTTATGGATCAAGGCAGCAAGCACACCGTTTTAAAACAATACTTTGGCTACGACACCTTCCGGGAAGGCCAGGAATTTCTCATTGACACAATCTTGTCTGGACGGGACGCGGTGGGCGTCATGCCGACAGGCGCGGGAAAATCTATCTGCTTCCAGGTGCCTGCCCTGCTGATGAACGGCATAACGCTGGTAGTCTCTCCACTAATCTCCCTCATGAAGGATCAGGTCGGGGCCCTTACCCAGGCCGGCGTCCCGGCTGCTTTTATCAACAGCTCCCTGAGCAGCGCCGAATACCGGGAGGTGCTCTCAAATATCCGCCAGGGCAAGTGCAAAATTCTTTACATTGCCCCAGAACGCCTTTTAGCTGAGGGCTTTCTCAACTTTATCCAGGAGCAGGATATCGCAATGGTTACCGTTGATGAGGCTCACTGCGTATCCCAGTGGGGGCAGGATTTCCGACCATCTTATCTCGAAATTGACCGTTTTGTCAAAAGCCTGGACAGCCGCCCCATCCTCTCCGCCTTTACTGCTACCGCCACCGAGCAGGTGCGCCGCGATATTGTAGGACTTCTGGATTTAAAGGAGCCCGAGGTGCTGGTGACCGGCTTTGACCGGAAAAACCTTTACTTTGAGGTGCAGAAACCCGCTAAAAAACTGGATGCTCTTCTGGCGATTCTGGCTGACCACC
The DNA window shown above is from Eubacterium limosum and carries:
- a CDS encoding D-isomer specific 2-hydroxyacid dehydrogenase family protein → MLKIAAFEVRKDEIKDFKKAAEKYNVELIFTGKPLSVETFDFAEGCGAVTSLGHSRIDRVILNLMRDAGIRFYCTRTVGYNHINLEYARELGIRICNVSYPPNGVAEYTVMLMLMSLRKYKQAMFRGNVNDYSLEGLEGRELRNMTVGVVGTGRIGRTVIEILQGFGCRILAYDAYPNGSVADMAKYVELDTLYAESDVITLHTPLLESTYHMINRESIAKMKDGVVLINCARGSLMDVSDVIDGIEKQKFGALGLDVIEHEDGIYHVNHTVDIISNRDMAYIRQFPHVTMTQHMAFYTEEAVRSMVYGAVKNLRDLNKTGSSAFELF
- a CDS encoding aspartate ammonia-lyase, translated to MQERIEHDSIGALPVPVDAYYGVQTLRAKQNFYITGKQLHPDLIVSLVQVKKAAAMTNFETGELNKEIADAIIAACNDVISGKYHDQFIVDPIQGGAGTSSNMNANEVVANIAIEKLGGIKGDYSIVHPNDHVNMSQSTNDVYPTAGKITALKLTQKLLFQMERLGEALKQKSIEFDNIIKVGRTQLQDAVPMRLGQAFNAYRSAIDRDTLRLKKTQNELCIVNMGGTAIGTAINANPEYLKRIPVNLKKTTSFNMVLAEDLIDATQNLDAFVSVSGALKAAAVTLSKMANDFRLLSSGPKTGFAEINLPPKQNGSSIMPGKINPVIPEVVSQVAFNVIGNDLTITMAAEAGQLELNAFEPVLFYNLFESIETLTNGISTFIDNCITGITANEDRCEELLEHSIVTVTALCPYIGYKEASDIAKESILSGKLVSQIVREKGLLSQEELETILDPSLMTEPMEEQQIS
- a CDS encoding elongation factor G, yielding MKLVLGILAHVDAGKTTFSEQLLYHTRAIRKLGRVDHQDAFMDHHPIERERGITIFSDQAVFEIGGDTCYLVDTPGHVDFSSETERAIQVMDAAVIVVSGVEGIQSHTETLWKLLRRYDVPTLIFINKTDREGADIPGVIKALKTKCSSDCLMFTGHYEEGIMDTMLAEAVAERNEALLEAYLDEGYKPEAWQSALGQMFKKAEVFPAFAGSALNDTGIDAFIKAMTMLLHDKESPAEEPFSGHVYKILHDSAGSRLSFVKVTAGKLRVKDEVVTGKDSEGRLVRQKVNEIRIYSGGRYTTVPEAAPGDLCAVTGMDATRPGDGIGENLYHADYATVPLLTASVIYDESLNVRTVLEAFKELEDEDPMLEIVWNESLQEMQLHIMGAIQLEVLEEIVRERFGLEVRFGDCEILYKETIASPVTGYGHFEPLRHYAEVHLRLEPAAPGTGIAFDSVCSVDILDTNYQNLIKTHVFEREHRGVLTGSPITDMRIVLVNGRAHLKHTEGGDFRQAVYRAIRQGLEQAESVLLEPVYRFEIEVPSEAMGRVMSDIQKMAGRFEAPELSEDQAVISGFCPVATMMNYSQEILSFTKGRGMLRATFSGYEPCHNAEAVTLRIGYDKKHDVENTSDSVFCSHGAGFNVPWDQVAEYIHCK
- a CDS encoding uroporphyrinogen decarboxylase family protein — its product is MSDKRKEYNERMEMLETTLKIQEPKRVPVNCPAEISYAIEYAGLPYRQASWTPEQCQVAFKKVFDDFHWDCFESLFTRPPMFYRLLNAKNFTESERGFVQHPEISAMNPDEYDELIEDPYKMIVSKLLPRLYPALDQPAPYNAYAMTKAALEFGSYMGALEEITASLAHDYGVPALGSNLTVAPFDYLADQFRGFTGICRDVRKSPDKVKEALDAVTPILVKGATACYPGEKGATFPYVFIPLHMAPYINKKMFEEFYWPSFLKFIDILVNQKGLTLSIFFEGDWERFYPYMQDIPKSDKIIAIMEYGDMKKAKNTIGKNLCLQGFYPISLLGYGTKQECIDKAKEVIDIMAPGGGYIFSLDKYILNASDVNPENMRAVNEFVRDYGVYK
- a CDS encoding EamA family transporter translates to MNDKGIFKKGFTLAVLSAALWGLFGPFLRLMAENGISDITVTTLAPTIMFLFFGGWILIKDRSMFKVSWKVLIVLMIHGFVLMNGMNFAYVQAVSRIPVGIVSLLAFCNVIILMIMERIFKGIKLTKVKIIACSIAVVGVALVLQIFNLGTSSLDIMGIIWALANSLILASAYFLISHVYYPNDVSWQAQLFYPNLFGALFLYVTACPPWQMISDIAGAAAQNGAIVWIIVLGFAALPQVLSFSWIQMAFGMIDAPYVSMAYCLEPVVALIAGFFMFGESMTIVQIIGIILTIVCIFYTYYAESKEPLPEN
- a CDS encoding TetR/AcrR family transcriptional regulator — translated: MKKYKTGRETKENIMEAARELFYEKGYKNTTYNDICEKANVNTGTFHYHFQTKRKVAGIIYNNFMFNIKEETGKLISSKYENDLKLCTALEITNYMNLFFSDDHVKTFFYDLYSDNIPLEYALNIMENFFQLHVEAFKLPIDRDYVKIIAATNLGMEQALIVNYCSGYLMLPEQQIIDYDIELTYAQMNINHQEIERIIQKAQELGPQIKLKHVDYFKVEPLNR